A stretch of the Sulfurimonas sp. HSL3-1 genome encodes the following:
- a CDS encoding HlyD family efflux transporter periplasmic adaptor subunit has translation MILLAALPLAAGSYKAKVEPYDAHTVSTEVSGRIVKLDQRDELKTLNKVVIEIDHALDDIQLANDRRKLKLLQEQIAVKQSQYDSIKDLASQNRFTKDQYKTELLALKMQAEDLQSVIAQLEDTIAKKRIALHGQYLKTLYVRQGEYVAPGTKLMKVEDHGGGRLVLYIDAADRAILDGAKVTVEGSSGWKIEKAATSTDETYVSYYRVDLVKRGNVPLGGVVSVTIEKP, from the coding sequence ATGATACTGCTGGCGGCACTGCCGTTGGCGGCGGGAAGTTACAAGGCGAAAGTGGAGCCCTATGACGCGCACACGGTGAGTACGGAGGTTTCGGGGCGTATCGTCAAGCTCGATCAGCGCGACGAGCTCAAAACCCTCAACAAGGTCGTGATCGAGATCGACCATGCGCTCGACGATATCCAGCTTGCAAACGACCGCCGGAAACTGAAGCTGCTGCAAGAGCAGATCGCCGTCAAGCAGTCGCAGTACGACAGCATCAAAGATCTGGCGAGCCAGAACCGCTTTACGAAGGACCAGTACAAGACGGAGCTGCTCGCGCTGAAGATGCAGGCGGAAGACCTGCAAAGCGTCATCGCCCAGCTGGAAGATACGATCGCCAAAAAGCGCATCGCGCTCCACGGGCAGTACCTCAAGACCCTCTATGTGCGCCAGGGCGAATACGTCGCCCCGGGCACGAAGCTGATGAAGGTCGAGGACCACGGCGGCGGACGGCTGGTGCTCTACATCGACGCGGCGGACCGCGCGATCCTGGACGGGGCGAAGGTGACGGTAGAGGGGAGCAGCGGCTGGAAGATCGAAAAAGCGGCGACGAGTACGGATGAAACCTACGTCTCCTACTACCGCGTCGATCTCGTCAAGCGCGGCAACGTGCCGCTGGGCGGTGTTGTTTCCGTTACCATCGAAAAGCCCTGA